In Sciurus carolinensis chromosome 16, mSciCar1.2, whole genome shotgun sequence, the genomic window ACCTGCATACTACCATGTCCTCTACCAAGGATGTGCAGAAACCCAGGTGGGCTGGCATGGGGAGACATACTGCCTGGTTGGTGGCTATCGGCTCTATGGGGACGCTCCCTTGGCCACTCCAGCCAAGGACAAAATAGAGAGGCCAGCAGAGAAGCCAGCAGAGAAGCCAGCAGAGAAGTCCAATCAGAGAGCTAGAGGGGCTCCCAAGAAACGCCGAGCACCATCAGAGGCAG contains:
- the LOC124966562 gene encoding DPEP2 neighbor protein-like, whose protein sequence is MSDRIFYTQSNLSSVSWGSSAAAAVPPASPTPAYYHVLYQGCAETQVGWHGETYCLVGGYRLYGDAPLATPAKDKIERPAEKGAPKKRRAPSEAEKALGCPGPKIGGSKHTEKRQRPRKLAG